A stretch of Oncorhynchus gorbuscha isolate QuinsamMale2020 ecotype Even-year linkage group LG24, OgorEven_v1.0, whole genome shotgun sequence DNA encodes these proteins:
- the LOC124012132 gene encoding tRNA selenocysteine 1-associated protein 1-like isoform X4 — translation MDEKFITRAFGTMGELVVSVRIIRNKMTGGAAGYCFVELTDEATAERCLRKVNGKALPGATPPRRFKLNRATFGKQGESGPLYSLFVGDLTPEVDDGMLYEFFYNRYPSCRGGKVVLDGTGNSKGCGFVQFPDQRLQKLALEECQGAVGLGSKPLRLSLAANKTRHNQSDNRGWGSHGGGYRHNHNQYNQHNQQPYGSGWGSWGYDQNGGNYGGYNYNQYDYTQNPAQEYEAFEDDGLEDPNPELDVVEANRKFMEHSEELYDALIQCHWQPLESSEQTFGTTSTLLEPVYC, via the exons GGGTGCAGCAGGCTACTGCTTCGTGGAGCTGACGGATGAAGCCACAGCTGAGAGGTGTCTTCGTAAAGTCAATGGAAAAGCACTGCCAGGAGCCACACCG CCTCGAAGATTCAAGTTAAACCGGGCCACTTTTGGGAAGCAAGGAGAAAGCGG tccactctattccctatttgtTGGGGATCTCACACCTGAAGTGGATGACGGGATGCTCTACGAGTTCTTTTACAACCGCTACCCTTCCTGTCGTGGGGGGAAGGTGGTGCTGGATGGCACGGGGAACTCCAA GGGTTGTGGGTTTGTCCAGTTCCCAGACCAGAGGCTTCAGAAGCTGGCACTGGAGGAGTGTCAGGGAGCGGTGGGGCTCGGGAGCAAGCCCCTACGACTGAGCCTAGCTGCTAACAA AACTCGACATAATCAATCAGACAACAGGGGATGGGGGTCCCACGGAGGAGGCTACAGACACAACCACAACCAATACAATCAGCACAATCAACAGCCGTACGGTAGTGGATGGGGCTCTTGGGGCTACGACCAGAATGGGGGCAACTATGGCGGCTACAACTACAACCAGTATGATTACACACAGAATCCTGCACAG GAATATGAAGCTTTTGAAGATGATGGTCTGGAAG ATCCTAACCCAGAGCTGGATGTGGTGGAAGCCAACAGGAAGTTTATGGAACACAGTGAGGAACTGTATGATGCCCTTATCCAGTGCCACTGGCAACCCTTGGAATCCTCGGAACAAACCTTTGGAACCACGAGTACCCTTCTAGAACCTGTCTACTGTTGA
- the LOC124012132 gene encoding tRNA selenocysteine 1-associated protein 1-like isoform X3 produces the protein MDEKFITRAFGTMGELVVSVRIIRNKMTGRGAAGYCFVELTDEATAERCLRKVNGKALPGATPPRRFKLNRATFGKQGESGPLYSLFVGDLTPEVDDGMLYEFFYNRYPSCRGGKVVLDGTGNSKGCGFVQFPDQRLQKLALEECQGAVGLGSKPLRLSLAANKTRHNQSDNRGWGSHGGGYRHNHNQYNQHNQQPYGSGWGSWGYDQNGGNYGGYNYNQYDYTQNPAQEYEAFEDDGLEDPNPELDVVEANRKFMEHSEELYDALIQCHWQPLESSEQTFGTTSTLLEPVYC, from the exons TAGGGGTGCAGCAGGCTACTGCTTCGTGGAGCTGACGGATGAAGCCACAGCTGAGAGGTGTCTTCGTAAAGTCAATGGAAAAGCACTGCCAGGAGCCACACCG CCTCGAAGATTCAAGTTAAACCGGGCCACTTTTGGGAAGCAAGGAGAAAGCGG tccactctattccctatttgtTGGGGATCTCACACCTGAAGTGGATGACGGGATGCTCTACGAGTTCTTTTACAACCGCTACCCTTCCTGTCGTGGGGGGAAGGTGGTGCTGGATGGCACGGGGAACTCCAA GGGTTGTGGGTTTGTCCAGTTCCCAGACCAGAGGCTTCAGAAGCTGGCACTGGAGGAGTGTCAGGGAGCGGTGGGGCTCGGGAGCAAGCCCCTACGACTGAGCCTAGCTGCTAACAA AACTCGACATAATCAATCAGACAACAGGGGATGGGGGTCCCACGGAGGAGGCTACAGACACAACCACAACCAATACAATCAGCACAATCAACAGCCGTACGGTAGTGGATGGGGCTCTTGGGGCTACGACCAGAATGGGGGCAACTATGGCGGCTACAACTACAACCAGTATGATTACACACAGAATCCTGCACAG GAATATGAAGCTTTTGAAGATGATGGTCTGGAAG ATCCTAACCCAGAGCTGGATGTGGTGGAAGCCAACAGGAAGTTTATGGAACACAGTGAGGAACTGTATGATGCCCTTATCCAGTGCCACTGGCAACCCTTGGAATCCTCGGAACAAACCTTTGGAACCACGAGTACCCTTCTAGAACCTGTCTACTGTTGA